A genomic window from Leptolyngbya sp. BL0902 includes:
- a CDS encoding HugZ family protein: protein MPSFDAALTAYQTLPQRVKSLMLSTVSADGNPHASYAPFTIDDTYQIYLLTSGLSAHTQHLLSTGRASVLIIEDESQTQQVFARQRLTYDCQVIPIPRHSEGWEIQIAQMEARFGPIIAMLRQLEDFQLFRLSPQAGRFVMGFGAAYAVDPNNLSQLQAGAITGEAS from the coding sequence ATGCCCTCGTTCGATGCCGCCCTCACGGCTTACCAAACTCTCCCCCAGCGTGTCAAAAGCTTGATGCTAAGCACTGTCAGCGCCGACGGCAACCCCCACGCTAGCTACGCACCCTTTACCATAGACGACACCTATCAGATCTACCTACTGACCAGCGGACTATCCGCCCATACCCAGCATCTTTTAAGTACTGGGCGGGCTAGTGTTCTTATTATTGAAGACGAAAGCCAGACTCAGCAAGTTTTTGCCCGCCAGCGTCTGACCTACGATTGCCAGGTGATCCCCATTCCTCGCCATAGCGAAGGCTGGGAGATCCAGATTGCCCAAATGGAAGCTCGCTTTGGCCCCATTATTGCCATGCTGCGCCAGCTTGAGGATTTTCAGCTCTTTCGGCTCAGCCCCCAGGCAGGCCGTTTTGTCATGGGTTTTGGAGCCGCCTACGCCGTCGATCCCAACAACCTCAGCCAGCTTCAGGCGGGGGCCATTACTGGAGAAGCGAGCTAG